A window from Desulfurispora thermophila DSM 16022 encodes these proteins:
- a CDS encoding PaaI family thioesterase has translation MKLPLPQNAVSMCFGCSPHNPIGLKLTFTLQEGVCRCQFTAREEHQGWPGYMHGGLIATLLDETMANWLKFHNLNTMTAEMTVRYMKAVPIHTPLLIEARNLEHKGRLVVMEGRIFLPDGQCTSRATAKFLQVDFQPV, from the coding sequence ATGAAACTGCCCTTGCCACAAAATGCTGTTTCCATGTGTTTTGGCTGCAGCCCGCACAACCCCATCGGGCTCAAGCTTACCTTTACCCTGCAGGAAGGCGTGTGTCGCTGTCAGTTTACCGCCCGGGAAGAGCACCAGGGCTGGCCGGGGTACATGCACGGGGGACTCATCGCCACCTTGCTGGACGAAACCATGGCCAACTGGCTCAAGTTCCACAACTTGAACACCATGACGGCCGAAATGACCGTACGTTACATGAAAGCCGTACCCATCCACACGCCCCTGCTGATTGAGGCCCGCAACCTGGAACACAAAGGCCGGCTGGTAGTTATGGAAGGACGCATTTTTTTGCCTGACGGCCAGTGCACATCCCGTGCCACGGCCAAATTTTTGCAAGTAGATTTCCAACCGGTTTGA
- a CDS encoding TetR/AcrR family transcriptional regulator produces the protein MAKRSGEKYRAIIEAAVKVIAENGYHNSQVAKIAREAGVADGTIYLYFQNKEDVLISLFRIKLGDFTNAARNTLQDIENPFERLARLITLQFQRMQNDRPLASVLQIQLRQSEPTIRRAIAQIIKEYYNFLEEIIADGIAKGAFSRDIDVKVARKMIFGTLDEITTCWVLSSRQYDLLTQARPAYRLLARALSVDGTFPDFPAILGE, from the coding sequence GTGGCAAAAAGATCTGGTGAAAAGTACCGGGCGATTATTGAAGCGGCAGTGAAGGTAATTGCCGAAAACGGCTATCACAATTCCCAGGTGGCCAAAATTGCCCGGGAGGCCGGTGTAGCCGACGGAACCATTTATCTTTATTTCCAGAACAAGGAGGACGTGCTGATCTCCCTGTTCCGCATCAAGCTGGGGGATTTCACCAACGCCGCCCGCAATACCCTGCAGGATATTGAAAATCCCTTTGAGCGGCTGGCCCGGCTAATCACCCTCCAGTTCCAGCGTATGCAAAACGACCGTCCCCTGGCCTCCGTGTTGCAAATACAGCTGCGCCAGTCCGAGCCCACCATCAGGCGGGCCATTGCCCAAATAATCAAGGAGTATTATAATTTTCTGGAAGAGATCATCGCTGATGGCATTGCCAAGGGTGCATTCTCCCGCGATATTGACGTCAAGGTAGCTCGCAAAATGATTTTCGGCACCCTGGACGAGATCACCACCTGCTGGGTGCTGTCCAGCCGCCAATACGACCTGCTCACCCAGGCCCGGCCGGCCTACCGGCTGTTGGCCCGGGCGCTTTCGGTCGATGGCACATTCCCGGACTTTCCCGCCATACTGGGCGAGTAA
- a CDS encoding acetyl-CoA C-acyltransferase, with protein MQEAVIVSTVRTAVGKAPRGKLKNTRPEYMAATALKEALARVPALDPAEIDDVIFGCAFPEAEQGMNVARMINLLAGLPDSVAGVTVNRFCSSGLEAIAIGATRIMAGFADVYVCGGVESMSMVPMGGNKLAPDPDLISICPEAYMGMGLTAENVADKYGITREQQDEFSVQSHAKAAKAIAEGKFKDEIVPLTITEKFWQNGKIVEKKSVFDTDEGVRPGTTMEVLAKLRPVFRANGSVTAGNSSQTSDGAAVTVLMSRRKAEELGLKPLAVFRSYAVGGCPPEIMGIGPTVAIPKALKLAGITKDQVDVFELNEAFAAQALACIKVLELDPAKINLNGGAVALGHPLGCTGAKLTATLIHEMRRQKARYGVVSMCIGGGMGAAGVFELVD; from the coding sequence ATGCAAGAAGCTGTAATCGTCAGCACCGTGCGCACTGCGGTGGGCAAAGCTCCCCGGGGCAAACTGAAAAACACCCGCCCGGAATACATGGCAGCCACCGCTTTAAAGGAAGCCCTGGCCCGGGTTCCTGCCCTGGACCCGGCGGAAATAGACGACGTGATTTTTGGCTGCGCCTTCCCGGAAGCTGAGCAGGGGATGAACGTGGCCCGCATGATCAACCTGCTGGCCGGCTTACCCGACAGCGTGGCCGGTGTCACCGTCAACCGCTTCTGCTCCTCCGGCCTGGAAGCTATAGCCATTGGCGCCACCCGCATTATGGCCGGCTTTGCTGATGTCTATGTCTGCGGCGGCGTGGAGAGCATGAGCATGGTACCCATGGGCGGCAACAAGCTGGCCCCCGATCCGGACCTGATCAGCATCTGCCCCGAGGCTTATATGGGCATGGGCCTGACGGCGGAAAACGTGGCCGATAAATATGGTATCACCCGGGAGCAACAGGATGAGTTTTCCGTACAGAGCCATGCCAAGGCGGCCAAGGCCATCGCCGAGGGCAAATTTAAAGACGAAATCGTTCCCCTCACCATAACGGAGAAGTTCTGGCAGAATGGCAAGATTGTAGAGAAGAAGTCCGTATTCGATACCGACGAGGGCGTGCGACCGGGCACCACTATGGAAGTGCTGGCCAAGCTCAGGCCGGTCTTCCGGGCCAACGGCAGCGTTACCGCCGGCAACTCCTCCCAAACCAGCGACGGTGCAGCCGTCACCGTGCTGATGAGCCGCCGCAAGGCGGAAGAGCTGGGCTTAAAGCCGCTGGCCGTATTCCGCTCCTACGCCGTGGGCGGCTGCCCGCCCGAGATCATGGGCATTGGCCCCACGGTGGCCATTCCCAAGGCCCTCAAGCTGGCCGGCATCACCAAGGACCAGGTGGACGTGTTTGAACTAAACGAAGCGTTTGCCGCCCAGGCCCTGGCCTGCATCAAGGTGCTGGAACTGGATCCGGCCAAGATTAACTTAAACGGCGGCGCTGTGGCCCTGGGGCACCCGCTGGGCTGCACGGGCGCCAAACTCACCGCCACCCTGATTCATGAGATGCGGCGGCAAAAGGCCCGCTACGGCGTGGTCAGCATGTGCATCGGCGGCGGCATGGGCGCGGCCGGTGTATTTGAGCTGGTGGACTAA
- the smpB gene encoding SsrA-binding protein SmpB — translation MAGTPTITNRKARHEYHILETYEAGIELKGTEVKSLRAGKANLQDSFARIENNELLLYNMHISPYEQGNRFNHDPKRVRRLLMHRQEINRLHSKIREKGLTLIPLKIYFQRGWAKVELALARGKKLYDKRQDIAARDAQREMERARRAKG, via the coding sequence ATGGCCGGTACACCCACCATCACCAACCGCAAAGCCAGGCATGAGTACCATATACTGGAGACATACGAGGCCGGTATTGAGCTGAAAGGCACGGAAGTGAAGTCGCTGCGGGCCGGGAAGGCCAATTTGCAGGACAGCTTCGCCCGTATTGAAAATAACGAACTTCTGCTGTATAATATGCATATCAGCCCTTACGAGCAGGGCAACCGCTTCAACCATGACCCCAAAAGAGTGCGGCGGCTCTTGATGCACCGGCAGGAGATAAACCGCCTGCACAGCAAAATCCGTGAAAAGGGACTGACGCTGATCCCGCTGAAAATATATTTCCAGCGGGGCTGGGCCAAAGTGGAACTGGCCCTGGCCCGGGGCAAAAAGCTCTATGACAAGCGCCAGGACATTGCCGCCCGCGATGCCCAGCGAGAGATGGAGCGGGCCCGCCGGGCCAAAGGCTAA
- a CDS encoding gamma-glutamylcyclotransferase family protein, producing MQRVFVYGTLLTGMANHYLIAPYAKKITPAQARGLLYALPYGYPAMIAGNGTVYGEVVELTGGEEAWRVLDDLEDYRGPGCPDNLYERVVQKVCLPGGQLISAYVYLWAKPDELPRIGRLLVHGDWRRHVRGS from the coding sequence TTGCAGCGGGTTTTTGTGTATGGTACGCTGCTTACCGGCATGGCCAATCACTATTTGATTGCACCGTATGCCAAAAAAATAACACCGGCGCAGGCCAGAGGGTTGCTTTATGCGCTGCCTTACGGCTACCCGGCCATGATTGCTGGGAATGGCACTGTTTACGGTGAGGTGGTGGAGTTGACCGGTGGAGAAGAAGCATGGCGTGTGCTGGACGACCTGGAGGATTACCGGGGTCCGGGATGTCCGGACAACCTTTATGAGCGGGTGGTGCAGAAGGTGTGTCTACCAGGTGGGCAACTAATTTCAGCCTATGTTTACCTGTGGGCCAAACCGGATGAATTGCCCCGCATCGGCCGGCTATTGGTGCACGGGGACTGGCGCCGGCATGTGCGGGGCAGTTAG
- the deoC gene encoding deoxyribose-phosphate aldolase — MSTTLTPAQLAKAIDHTLLSPTATERDIVRLCAEARQYGFAAVCVNPAYVPLASSTLQGSSVKVCTVIGFPLGASSTAAKLAEAGEALQKGATELDVVLNLGWLKSGLFQDVLADLQAVVQTAHQASPPALVKVILETCFLTEAEKVLACQLAVQAGADFVKTSTGFGSGGATVPDVQLLRRQVPAHVGVKASGGIKTAAQALAMLQAGANRLGTSSSLQIMQQFMDGQNNTTYFTT, encoded by the coding sequence GTGTCGACCACACTCACCCCGGCTCAACTGGCTAAGGCCATCGACCACACCTTGCTCTCTCCCACCGCCACGGAACGCGATATTGTGCGCCTGTGCGCCGAAGCCCGACAATATGGCTTTGCCGCCGTCTGTGTCAACCCGGCCTACGTGCCGCTGGCCAGTAGCACCCTGCAAGGCAGTAGTGTCAAAGTTTGTACAGTAATCGGCTTTCCCCTGGGAGCCAGCAGCACCGCCGCCAAATTAGCCGAAGCTGGTGAAGCCCTGCAAAAGGGTGCCACCGAACTGGATGTGGTGCTCAATCTGGGCTGGCTGAAGAGCGGCCTCTTTCAGGACGTCCTGGCCGACCTGCAGGCTGTCGTGCAAACAGCACACCAGGCTTCTCCCCCGGCCCTGGTCAAGGTGATACTGGAGACATGTTTTCTGACCGAGGCGGAAAAAGTCCTGGCCTGCCAGCTGGCTGTGCAGGCCGGGGCGGACTTTGTCAAGACCAGCACGGGATTCGGCAGTGGCGGGGCCACCGTGCCCGACGTGCAGTTGCTGCGCCGCCAGGTGCCGGCCCATGTGGGAGTGAAAGCCTCGGGCGGTATAAAGACGGCCGCTCAAGCCCTGGCCATGCTTCAGGCCGGGGCAAATCGCCTGGGTACCAGCAGTTCTCTGCAGATCATGCAGCAATTCATGGATGGACAAAACAACACGACTTACTTTACAACTTGA
- a CDS encoding acyl-CoA dehydrogenase family protein has protein sequence MPIPGGKFLIDQINPADIFTPEDFSEEHQMVANTVADFVENEVVPNIERLDHQEEGLMAATLKKAGELGLLGADIAEEYEGADMGKIASAIIAEYSSGGGSFAVSIGAHTGIGSLPIVLFGTEEQKKKYLPGLATGELIAAYALTEPGAGSDALNSKTKAVLSEDGKYYILNGEKIFITNAGFADVFIVYAKVDGDKFTAFIVDRDTPGFSVGAEEKKLGIKGSSTCSLIFEDAKVPVENVLGEVGKGHVIAFNILNIGRYKLGAGCVGSSKVALNQAVKYALERQQFNLPLAKFGMIRTKIAQMAVKTYAAESAVYRLVGDIEEALHDVKSGAEAGAAIEEYAIECSITKVLGSETLDYCVDECVQIHGGYGYTQEFPAERFYRDARINRIFEGTNEINRLVIPATLLRKAMKGKLPLMQAAQALSNDILNLRATVEEDGKPLAAERAMINMAKKLFLLVGGQAVQKFMQKLAKEQEMIAIMADMAIQIYAMESAVLRALKAWEKDPASAETKLLLASAYVYDVFPMFDKWAKEALCYLFEGDMLRTQLSIVKRMLKFPPTNLVELRRQIAAKVIDAEKYVV, from the coding sequence ATGCCAATTCCCGGCGGCAAATTCTTGATTGATCAGATCAATCCGGCTGACATCTTCACCCCGGAGGATTTTTCCGAAGAACACCAGATGGTAGCCAACACCGTGGCCGATTTTGTAGAAAATGAAGTAGTGCCCAACATCGAGCGCCTGGACCACCAGGAAGAAGGCCTGATGGCCGCCACCTTGAAAAAGGCGGGCGAACTGGGCCTGCTGGGTGCCGACATTGCCGAAGAATACGAAGGTGCCGATATGGGCAAAATCGCCTCGGCCATCATTGCCGAATATAGCTCGGGCGGTGGCTCATTTGCCGTAAGCATTGGTGCCCACACCGGTATCGGCTCGCTGCCCATCGTGCTCTTCGGCACGGAAGAGCAAAAGAAAAAGTACCTGCCCGGCCTGGCCACCGGTGAACTGATCGCCGCCTATGCTCTGACCGAACCCGGCGCCGGTTCCGACGCCCTGAACTCCAAAACCAAGGCCGTCCTTTCGGAAGATGGCAAATATTATATCCTGAACGGGGAGAAAATCTTCATCACCAACGCCGGTTTTGCCGATGTCTTCATCGTCTACGCCAAAGTGGACGGCGACAAGTTCACCGCTTTCATCGTGGACCGCGACACCCCTGGTTTCAGTGTGGGCGCGGAAGAAAAGAAACTGGGTATTAAAGGCTCCTCCACCTGCAGCCTGATCTTTGAAGATGCCAAAGTGCCGGTGGAAAACGTGCTGGGCGAAGTGGGCAAAGGCCACGTTATCGCTTTCAACATTCTGAACATCGGCCGTTACAAGCTGGGCGCCGGTTGCGTGGGTTCCTCCAAGGTGGCCTTGAACCAGGCTGTGAAGTACGCCCTGGAGCGCCAGCAGTTCAATCTGCCCCTGGCCAAGTTCGGTATGATTCGCACCAAGATTGCCCAGATGGCCGTCAAGACCTACGCCGCGGAAAGCGCCGTCTATCGCCTGGTGGGCGACATTGAAGAAGCCCTGCACGATGTGAAATCGGGCGCCGAAGCGGGTGCGGCCATCGAAGAATACGCCATTGAATGTTCCATCACCAAGGTGCTGGGTTCGGAAACTCTGGACTACTGCGTGGACGAGTGTGTACAGATCCACGGCGGATACGGCTACACCCAGGAGTTCCCGGCCGAGCGTTTCTACCGCGACGCCCGCATCAACCGGATTTTTGAAGGTACCAACGAAATCAACCGCCTGGTCATCCCGGCCACCCTGTTGCGCAAAGCCATGAAAGGCAAACTGCCCTTGATGCAGGCTGCCCAGGCCCTGTCCAATGACATCCTCAACCTGCGGGCCACTGTAGAAGAGGACGGCAAACCGCTGGCCGCCGAGCGGGCCATGATAAACATGGCCAAGAAGCTCTTCCTGCTGGTGGGCGGCCAGGCCGTGCAGAAGTTCATGCAAAAATTGGCCAAGGAGCAGGAAATGATCGCCATCATGGCCGATATGGCCATTCAAATCTACGCCATGGAGAGCGCCGTTCTGCGTGCCCTGAAAGCTTGGGAAAAAGACCCGGCATCCGCCGAAACCAAGCTTCTGCTGGCCTCGGCTTATGTCTATGACGTCTTCCCCATGTTTGACAAGTGGGCCAAGGAAGCGCTATGCTATCTCTTTGAAGGCGATATGTTGCGCACTCAGCTCTCCATCGTCAAACGCATGCTCAAATTCCCGCCCACCAACCTGGTGGAACTGCGCCGGCAAATTGCCGCTAAAGTTATTGACGCGGAGAAATATGTAGTCTAA
- a CDS encoding permease, whose protein sequence is MSLTAILMSGINELLEYLSAHVLTCLIPAFFIAGGISAMLATGAVLKYFGPRAPKHLAYGVASVSGTILAVCSCTILPLFAGIHKKGAGLGPAVTFLFSGPAINILAIVLTARKMGWELGLARAVGAISFSIIIGLLMALIFERNRQNQAEDDGMFAGEDSRPAWQLLAFFGTLVAILLFGTAAIPFWSKVAIIFSLLSFLAVVLTQWYDGEDVRTWLSETWKFVKQIFPVLLAGVFIAGILKAIIPQHWIQSAVGSNSLAANLLASVFGALMYFSTLTEVPIVKALLDMGMNKGPALALLLAGPSLSLPNMLVIGRVMGTTKTVVYVLLVVILSTITGLFFGYLVG, encoded by the coding sequence ATGAGTTTGACCGCGATTCTTATGAGTGGAATAAACGAACTGCTGGAATATCTTTCCGCCCACGTGCTCACCTGCCTGATTCCGGCCTTTTTCATTGCCGGAGGCATTTCTGCCATGCTGGCCACCGGCGCGGTGCTGAAATATTTCGGCCCCCGCGCCCCCAAACACCTGGCCTACGGTGTGGCTTCGGTATCGGGCACCATCCTGGCCGTGTGCTCCTGCACCATCCTGCCCCTTTTCGCCGGCATCCACAAAAAAGGGGCAGGACTGGGGCCGGCCGTAACCTTCCTTTTCTCCGGCCCGGCCATCAATATTCTGGCCATTGTACTCACCGCCCGCAAAATGGGTTGGGAGCTGGGCCTGGCCAGGGCCGTGGGTGCCATTTCCTTCTCCATTATCATTGGCCTGCTGATGGCTCTGATCTTTGAGCGGAACAGGCAAAATCAGGCGGAAGATGATGGCATGTTTGCCGGCGAGGATAGCCGGCCGGCCTGGCAGTTGCTGGCGTTCTTCGGCACCCTGGTGGCCATCCTGCTCTTTGGCACGGCGGCCATCCCCTTCTGGAGCAAGGTAGCCATTATCTTCTCCCTGCTCAGCTTCCTGGCTGTGGTGCTCACCCAGTGGTATGACGGGGAGGACGTGCGCACCTGGCTGAGCGAAACCTGGAAGTTTGTCAAGCAGATTTTCCCCGTGCTGCTGGCCGGTGTGTTTATCGCCGGTATCCTCAAGGCGATCATACCCCAGCACTGGATTCAGAGCGCAGTGGGCAGCAACAGTCTGGCTGCCAACCTGCTGGCCTCGGTCTTCGGCGCCTTGATGTATTTCTCCACCCTGACCGAAGTGCCCATTGTCAAAGCGCTGCTGGACATGGGCATGAACAAGGGTCCCGCTCTGGCCCTGCTACTGGCCGGCCCTTCCCTCAGCCTACCCAACATGCTGGTGATTGGGAGAGTGATGGGCACGACCAAGACGGTGGTCTACGTACTGCTGGTTGTAATTCTGTCCACAATTACAGGACTGTTTTTCGGCTATCTGGTCGGTTAG
- a CDS encoding TIGR01777 family oxidoreductase: MRAVIAGGSGFIGRALTSYLLAQNWQVTVLTRSQRHSLPAGAAFALWPGSSGQGSLTWAQVLEGASALINLAGASIAGKRWSEQYKQTILESRLHSTRRLVEAIAGLPDNQRPRVLINASAVGYYGSRGEEPLTEDSSPGHDFLSQVCIAWEKEALRAEEHGTRVVLLRTGMVLAKDVGALPRLLLPFHLYVGGRTGSGRQWMSWIHIQDLVRLIYFLLCHPQASGPFNAVAPRPVTNMEFCRIAARVLKKPAWLPQPEFVLRLLLGEMADSLLLASQRALPERALEKGFVFAYPDLIQALQAIFQKSTG, encoded by the coding sequence ATGCGCGCAGTGATTGCCGGCGGCAGCGGCTTTATCGGCCGGGCCCTCACCAGCTACTTATTGGCTCAAAACTGGCAGGTGACGGTACTCACCCGCTCCCAGCGACATTCCTTACCGGCCGGGGCTGCCTTTGCCCTCTGGCCGGGCAGCAGTGGACAGGGCTCATTAACCTGGGCACAGGTTCTGGAAGGAGCCAGCGCCCTAATCAACCTGGCCGGTGCCTCCATTGCTGGCAAACGATGGTCGGAACAATATAAACAAACCATCCTGGAAAGCCGGCTGCACAGCACCCGCCGGCTGGTGGAGGCCATCGCCGGCCTCCCGGACAACCAGCGCCCCCGCGTGCTGATTAACGCCTCGGCCGTTGGCTACTACGGTTCACGGGGCGAGGAGCCATTGACCGAGGACAGCTCACCCGGCCATGACTTTTTGAGCCAGGTTTGCATAGCCTGGGAAAAGGAAGCCCTGCGGGCCGAGGAACACGGCACGCGGGTGGTGCTGCTGCGCACAGGCATGGTGCTGGCTAAAGATGTCGGTGCCCTGCCCCGCCTGCTGCTGCCCTTCCATCTTTATGTTGGCGGGCGCACCGGCAGCGGCCGGCAGTGGATGTCCTGGATCCATATCCAGGACCTGGTACGACTGATTTATTTTCTGCTCTGCCACCCCCAAGCCTCCGGCCCTTTTAATGCTGTAGCCCCCCGGCCGGTAACCAACATGGAATTCTGCCGCATTGCCGCCCGAGTGCTCAAAAAGCCGGCCTGGCTGCCCCAGCCGGAGTTTGTCCTGCGCCTGCTATTGGGGGAAATGGCCGACAGCCTGCTGCTGGCCAGTCAGCGCGCCCTGCCCGAGCGCGCCCTGGAAAAAGGGTTTGTTTTCGCCTACCCGGACCTAATCCAAGCGCTCCAGGCAATCTTTCAAAAATCCACCGGATAA
- a CDS encoding HDIG domain-containing metalloprotein: MQREAALDLLQKYIKTTNLVKHCLAVEAVMRGLARYFAQDEEKWGLAGLLHDIDYEQTKDDPQRHSLLGAEILEQHGLPEDVVYAVKVHNHAHGLPRLSLLDKALYCADPVTGLIVAGALIKKEKSLAAIDVPFLLNRFGEKSFARGANRQQIATCAELGLELEKFLDISLTAMQDIAREMGL; the protein is encoded by the coding sequence ATGCAACGTGAAGCAGCCCTAGACCTGCTGCAAAAATATATTAAAACCACCAACCTGGTTAAACACTGCCTGGCGGTGGAGGCAGTCATGCGCGGCCTGGCCCGCTACTTTGCACAGGACGAAGAAAAATGGGGCCTGGCCGGCCTGCTGCACGATATTGACTACGAGCAGACCAAAGACGACCCGCAACGGCACAGCCTGCTGGGCGCAGAAATCCTGGAACAACATGGCTTACCGGAAGATGTGGTTTACGCAGTAAAAGTGCACAACCACGCCCACGGTCTGCCCCGCCTTTCCCTGCTGGACAAAGCGCTCTACTGCGCCGACCCGGTCACCGGGCTAATTGTGGCCGGTGCGCTGATAAAAAAAGAAAAATCTTTAGCTGCCATTGATGTACCATTTTTGTTAAACCGTTTTGGTGAAAAATCTTTTGCCCGGGGAGCCAACCGGCAGCAAATTGCCACCTGCGCGGAACTGGGCCTGGAACTGGAAAAATTCCTGGATATTTCCCTCACTGCCATGCAGGACATCGCCCGGGAAATGGGGCTGTGA
- a CDS encoding sulfite exporter TauE/SafE family protein, which yields MTSLLIGLAAGFFGGLVGLGGGVIMIPLMVSVLKMNQHSAHGTSLVALVFTGIAGAATYALKGSVDILAAALLASTAIFTARAGARFAHALPEWQLKRAFGGFLVFVSLLLLLKPYLPHLAGLNTMRAEVVIFLLTGIFTGFLSGMMGVGGGTIMVPSMVLLTGFSQYLAQGCSLLAMVPVGIAGALTHWRLGNVNAKILPGLVPGILLGTYLGGSLAHMLPEGALRVIFAGVLTWTGTRYLRTPRPKPEPGPEPQQ from the coding sequence ATGACCAGTTTGTTAATCGGCCTGGCTGCCGGCTTTTTTGGGGGACTGGTGGGGCTGGGCGGCGGGGTAATCATGATTCCCCTGATGGTTTCCGTGCTCAAGATGAACCAGCACAGCGCCCACGGCACCAGCCTGGTGGCACTGGTTTTTACCGGCATAGCAGGGGCGGCCACCTATGCCTTAAAAGGTTCGGTGGACATTCTGGCCGCGGCCCTGCTGGCTTCCACAGCTATATTCACTGCCCGGGCCGGTGCCCGCTTTGCCCACGCCCTCCCGGAGTGGCAACTGAAAAGAGCTTTCGGAGGATTTCTGGTTTTTGTCTCGCTGCTCCTGCTCCTGAAGCCTTATCTGCCCCATCTCGCGGGCCTGAACACCATGCGGGCGGAAGTGGTTATCTTTTTACTGACCGGTATTTTTACCGGCTTTCTTTCAGGAATGATGGGTGTGGGCGGAGGCACCATCATGGTTCCCTCCATGGTCCTCCTGACCGGCTTTTCCCAGTATCTGGCCCAGGGGTGTTCCCTGCTGGCCATGGTGCCGGTAGGCATAGCGGGTGCGCTAACTCACTGGCGCCTGGGCAATGTGAACGCTAAAATCCTGCCGGGACTGGTACCGGGTATCCTGCTGGGTACATACCTGGGCGGTTCGCTGGCCCACATGCTGCCCGAAGGTGCTTTGCGCGTCATCTTTGCCGGCGTGCTGACCTGGACCGGGACAAGGTATCTGCGCACACCCCGGCCAAAACCAGAACCAGGTCCGGAACCCCAACAATAA